The genomic window ccagttatcttaaatcagtgtcctcttgtTACTGATAGTCCTGCCAACTGGAAGCAGCTTTTCCTTAGTTACTCTATGAAAATCACAGATAATTTTAAGCACCTCGATTCAACCTCCTCTTatccttctctgttctaaggagaacacaatcccagcttctccgatCCCTCCAGATGGTCTCTAGCCCCTAGCATCATTCTGGCAGATCTCCCCTGTGACCTCTCCAAGGTTTTGGTAAGCAATGCCATTAGAAATCCATTAGCTGCTGATCATTATTTCTCAGTGTACGCTGAAGTTGGAAGACTAGGCAGCTATTTCGGCTATGTTCTCCTGTTGTGAGAGAAAGTGCCTTGGTGCTGGAATCATTTTAAACCTAATCATTTTCTTAAATTCCCTCCTTTATGTCCTTCAAGCTGCCGCAAACATGGATTGAAATGCAGCACACTCATTTTAGGAAATACTTGCGAAAGCGTTCACATTGAAGTCATGGATTGAGCAGCTATGTTTCAGAATTATAGATCGATATGAACTCTGACCTTTTCTCACCCCATTCCTTTCTTATTTTTAGGGTCTAGGAATGAACTTGCTATACACATCCTCGGTCCagctctccctgtcccacccccctcaaccagcttatgtttcacctcatttctatatatccttagttctggtgaagagtcatacggacttgaaacatcaactgtgttcctctccgcagatgctgccagacctgttgagttctttcggctatttttgtttttgtttcagatttccaacatccgcagtattttgcttttatcttgttaTACGcatgttggtgggggggtggaggggttgggggccgggggggggtgggatggggggggtgggggggcgggggagggggtgggggtaggggggggaggtggtgcggggggtgggcaggggggttgCGATTTGGCAGTGAAACTGCCTTTCTTTTTTAAAGGAACATAGGAATCGCTAGTGTAAACACAAGTTCCATCTAGTGTGCTTCTACCAGACTGGTAGATGCAATGATAGAGTTGTTGAGAGCTCATAATAAATCAATCTTTATCAGTCAATTTACAACATGTCCAGACATGAGGCGCGGAAAATCCCCAGTGGTAGAGAGCTTTGCTTTTTcatatatataaaaagaaaatcatACATCTAATAACAATTGACATTTTTAGTATTTCAATTTTAATTGTTGGATCTACATTTGAATCATGTTGGAGATTTTCTTTTTCTTACCCAACCGCTATTGAGTCATGCACCAAGTCCCCTACATGCTTTGTGTACGTGGGGAGGAAATGTTGCAAATTACTTACTTAATTAAACATTTTTGTTTGTAACAGGAAATACCAAGCAACGGAAGTAGGTTTATAGAGGCAATCTTGCAACAAATGGAGCAAAGGTAATGAATGTACTGTGAGGACCAGTGACAGTTTCAGTATTAAATGTAAACCATCCTCAATACCTTGGATATTCAGGCAGGATTCATTGCATATTCAATCAGGCTGTTAAACAAAAAGGTAAAAGAAAAAAGGACAAGGTGGAATGTTTAGACTTTCACCTTTAAACTCACTTTGATTGGATGGAAACATTTTTTGGCAGCCTTCTATGCTTCAGGAGGAAGAAGTCCATGTGTGGGCATAACTGATTGGGTCTTCTCATATAAAGGGAAGGAAACTTCTACACGGAGTGAGACAGCAGTCGCATGTCTGAGGGGCAGAAGATCAGTGCATTATTCTACGCTGAACTGAAAAAGGAAGGAGGCCCAGATATCGAAGATACCAAACAACACTTTGGACACTGGTTTCTGGACTAATCATGGAACCTGATTACCGATACCCACAAGTTTACACTGTGGGTTGTAATCCAAACCTTACTTGTTACCCAGCAGCTGCGaacccagtactggtgccaacgCTGATGAAAAAAAGGAAGAACTGGCAGAAAACATGCACTGTTATGATTCTGATCCTGACATTCATAATACTGGCAAGCCTGGCGTTGGGCGCATTCTACTTATTCCAACTCCACAAGAAAATCGACAAACTAAAACAGGTACGTGCTTTTTGGTACGCTGGGCTGAAAGTTTACAACCGCTTGAAATCAGAATTTAGAAAACAAAGACGTTGTTTCTCTTGTTTTGATCAGGTTCAGGATGATGATGGTCAACAAGCAAAGATTGTTGGTGAGTACAGTATAGAAATGGCTTAATTTTCATGCGAGTACTGGGTATTTCAATTCCAAATACACTTATGTTCAAGTCTAGACACATGGAGAAAGATCTATTAGGGCTAATTGCACTCAGAAAAGGGTTCCATCCAACTTTATGTTAAGTGCTTGAGAATGATGCAGCAATCTTCAAGATTCAAAAATCAACAGATAATACAAAATGATTATACACAAACTGGCATAAAAGAGAGTGATAATGAGTAGAGAATAGAATGATGTGGGGCAACCAAGGTGCTAAACATATGAACTTTGGCACATTTCAGAATGAACTGGGGTGTGAAAGGCACCAATTTTAAATTCATTTCTTTTCTACCTCTTTTGTGTGAATCTCACTTTGAACTCAGCCATTGAGTTGGGTCAAATGGAGGGCTTCTCCTGTATTATAGCAGTCTATAATTTTATGAATCAATCAAGCTGAGTGACTAATGAAAGTAGGCTTACTTACATGAAGAACAAAGCTTTAACTCGTTTCGTGTGCGCTGGGTTGTGCTGCTATTTACCGGTGTCTAATTCTTATAAATCTCTCTTAGGATCTTCAGAGATCAAAAAAGCACCCGAGATTGTTGCACACCTCACAGGTTAGTGATTATCTCAAGGATGTGGTGTatggctggtgggggtgggtgaggaggaatggaggTAAGACAATGATCAAATACCAAGCAACAAAGAGGAAATCAGTGTAAAATATAATAAGGTCAAGCATTAGAGAAATATTGCAGAGGtaaaaatgggcagaattttcacccccAAATAGGGCTGAATGCAGGGGCAGGTGGGCACAAAGATTTGCACCGCCCCGTGATGTGCTAGTTTACTGGCACCATTCCTGCCCCGGAGGTATTTTCCCAGAGGAGAAATTGGTGTTGGAATGGCTACCCACCTGCAAGTGGCAGGCAATCTATTAAAGTCAATTGTATATGAAATTTGTGAGCAGCACGCTGGTGGACTTCCAGGCACGTTTTAAGGCCTTCCTCACCTACCTGGCCACAGCTGTGGCCTCAGGACACGCTGCGGGGGTGTTCCCAATGAGTTTTAAAAGCCACGAagagggcacctcaagatgggagcttcctctccctcccatacTTGCAATGGCAGGCTGCAGATTCTTCtgcgctggggggggggggggccctctTACGGGCACTTCAGCTTCAGGAGTCCACCTGCTATCCTTAATTGGCCACTAATTGTCCAATTTAGGGAACAACACTGCCGGGTGCCCGTTTCCCCACACAGTGGTCAAACTTTTGTGGAGGCGGCGGGGGTCTTGGCTGCCAGCTGGACAACCGGCACGATCCCCATGTTGCCTCTTTAAGAAAAGGCCTGCCACACCTTGTGCCACTTAATAGGCCACCTATCTTTGAGTGCTTTTGAATGAGGGATACTCCCACCCAGCtacgctggaaaagctcagcaggtctgacagcatctgtggggacagaaaaacaaagttaacgttccAGATCCTTATGGCCCTTCTAAccggctctgaagaagggtcatatggactcgaaacgttaacttttgtttctctctctacagctgCTGTCAGGccagctgggtttttccagcattttttgtttcaatTCAGTCAGAGGTAGACCTGTCTCTGGGTTGGAATCCTGTGGGAGCTATCCCAGGGATGAGACTTTGTTGGATGGCAAACTAGGAGACAGGGAGCCGCTAAAAATAGTGCGGAGCTGCGTTGGGATGGCACCTTGTTGCCGGAGCATTTTCCCAGCGGTGAGACTAGGTGCAGAGCGACTGCCCAGGCTGCAGATTCTTCCGAACTGGAGGGCCTCATGGAGATGGGCTGCCAACTTGCATTCTAACTGGCCCTATTGTGAGCCATTTTACAGGCTCATTGACTTCTTGCCAATGGCAGAGTGAGCCAACTGCTACATGTGGGGCGCCGCCAGCTTAATTGAGGTGGCCTCCTTCCAAAGAGGGGCCCACCGGCAGGGAAGGCAGCACCTCTGCGGACCCAATGGTATACACGGAGGGGGTTCTACGCTGAACTTGCCCCCAtgaaatttttttatttttcggcATTTATCTGTCGGAGGCTTGAGGTCTCGTGCCTCAACAGTACCCTCCACTCCTGGTGGTGTTGCCAAGGCTTCAGAGTTGCCAGGCCTCTGCAGCAGCAGGAGCCTACCTGCCACACCCAATTACATGGCTGGCCCTCAAGTGACCAATTAGTAGTCCGCCTGTGGTAAAATTATGGATCTGGATCTGGTGCCGGTGCCGGCAAGTGAGGATTCAGCGCCCACTTTTCACGCTGAAGTCTGTGGTAAGATTTAGCCCATCATCCAGGCTGAGACTCTGAAaggcaacactgagggagtgttgcaatgtGGAAGGTGCTGCCCTTCAGGTGAGAGGTTAAGCCATGGCTCCGATCATCTATCCTGTTCGTTCAAGTGACATTAAACATGGTGAATTTTGAAGACAACTGGAAGGTTCTTCTGGTGTCTGGGTCAGCATTCCTCAGTTGGCCAACAGCACCAAGAAAGAAGAGAAGTTGCTTGTGGGACATTGATagtgcaaaatggctgccttgTCAGCTTATGTAACCACAGAAATGACACTTCAAAAAGTCGACTTGCTTGTACAGTGACGTTATGACATTAAAAtgatatagaaatgcaagtttaaTATTAATAAAAACAGACAGGCTAAAAAAGCGGCTAAACAGttcataaaacaaaaaaaaaatgaagatgaAGGAAGAGGACAAAAGTTTTGTCATTTTAACATAGCAGGTCTATAAATCGGCATGATTCTTTTACTGTACATAAAATTAATTATGTAATACAGTTTTAAAGTTATTCAAGAATCCATAGTTACATAATCAGAAAATTGACTGTATTGCGCTCATTTGTACTGACTTTAGTATTTTGTTCACAATGATTATCTCAAAGGAATGAACGTCATTAAGAATTCCATGACACTCGTGTGGGACGCTATGAAGGACCTTGCCTTCACCCAAGGAGTAAGTTACAATGATGGAGCATTAATCATTAAAGAATCTGGATTTTACCTTATTTACTCCAAAGTCTACTTCCGAGGACAGGAGTGCCAATCAGAAATGTTGCCGGAACAAACTGTGTTCAAACGGACTGAACGTTATCCTAAACCTATTGAACTGATGAAAACCAGGAGCAGCATTAATTGTCTTGGGAATAGTGGAGAGTGGTCGAAAGATAGCTTTCAATCAGGAATATTTCATTTATTGAAAAATGAACGCATATATGTTAATGTGTCAAATCCATCCTTAGTTAACTTTAATCAGTTTAACACATTTTTTGGATTACATAAGCTttaatttacatttttaatgCATGTTTTCACTTACTGTGGGTCAATGACCAATGGACCTAAGTAAGCTTGTAAGTTATTTTCTACATTAGAGAAGCACTCGGGAAAGAATAATTAAATAATGTGTCTTAGTTAGTCAAGCCTGCATTAGAATCGATAGAATATATGTtgaaaagtgtgggagagagggcgagatcaATTCATGCAAAGAAGGTTTACAGTTTTACAACAGTAATGCTGTGTAATAAACTAATTCGAACTTGATAATGATATAATCATATTCAGAGTCTGCTTTCATTGGATTTGGCTATGACTGGATTTGCCATTGTAAAACTTTACTTCACATTACTGTATATGGACTGAATGAGGTTTCTGACAGCTATTTGTGATTGTTACTTGCAAACAAAGTAAGCTGTGCCAATGAAACCTAATGGAGTTAGGACTCTTGTATTAAGAGGCCAGAGATCAGAAACTTCGATTCTGTAGTATCTGTTTTCTCAGGCTATGGGAGCCATTTTGTGGAGTGAGAATGTTAGTGTGAGTATTAGGAGTGAGTGTCAGAGGAATGCAATGCAACAGGTCTTGACGTCAATCAGTACGCAGTGCTCATTTGGCACCAACTGTGCCATTTTTGACTTCACTGCTCTGGTTAATATCCCCTttcttaaccttgcacagctggACACATGTTGAGCAGCAGGAAGaaccaccccaacagcactagttAAAGTCATCATCAACTACTCTCATCTTGCTGAGTTCTGGAAGTGTTTGGTAGTTTGTACTGTTATCCAAAGTCCACAGGGAGTGATGTGACATATGAtgaagaccttggttctcacttCATTGGTTCTTCTCATAACACTTGCTCTCTGTCATGGGCGCAgtaatttctctgtctctttggTCTGCAACACGACAGGGAGGATGATCAGAGGTAACATGGAGTAGGACAAGCTGCTtgaagatagagaaagagaaggggagagggtacTAAGCAGGAAGCCATATCCACTCAATgttttcagggagcaattctcttaCCTTACCCTCAACAAGGAACAGAACATGAAAAATATCTCCATTTTACAAAGGGAATGCTCACTGCCTATTTCAAGCAGATCTACTGCCTCAGTGCAGGGTGAGGGAGGGCATTGCCAATCGCTATAAAGATGATCATTGCCATGAACCTCTTCATGTCAGAATCCTTCCAGTTTGGAGCAAGCGACTTGTCTGAATATCTCACAGTTCGCCATCACTGATGTACAGGGCAGGCGACTGATGCTCTTTATATCAGGAGAGCGGAATACATTTTATGCTCTCTTTCCAGAGAGAAGCAAGTGGAACAAGCATGTGGCTTCACTATGAAAGCAGGTTTTCCCCTGGTGCAGGGTGGCATTGACTGGATGCATGTTACTTTGGGGGTGACACATCCAAATACAGAGATATACCAGAACCACAAAGGGTTCCACTTTCTAGATGAAACTCCCCATGGCCAGCAGATCAAGCAGATAAATGCCTTGTATCCTGCAAGCAGTCATTACATCTTTATGCTGTGCCAGTCTGCTGTACTGTATTTGAGCCAACACATCAAAACAGAGAGTGGTTACTGGGAGATAAGGGCTATCCACTGACTACCTGGCTCCCCACTTGAGTGTGCAACCCAAGGACATGGGCAGTGTGCATATAATGAGAGCCAGACAGCCACACGAGATGTCACTGAAGAAACCACTTAGGTACTCAAGCAATGCTTCTGCTGGACTGCTCTGGAGGAGACCTGTGGTACTCACCAGAGCATGATTCAGGTTCTGTTGCACAACCTTACCATCATGAGGGCACATCCCCTTCCACCATGTATATGGCGAGTGGCTACAGAGGAAGATGAGGAATAGGAGAAGGAGAAGTAAAAAGGACACATGCAGGCTGACATTGCATGATTGCAGTCTGAGCTCCCAATGCAGCACTTGGACACTGAGGTGGCTTCTGATGGTGCTGCAAAGGAAACTGAGACATTAGTCCTCAGACGCTGCATCAGGGTTGGACACATAAGTGTTCTCatagagttggccaccacttccacgcTAAAAGAAagagctccaagctctgcacaaagtcCCATGCCAAGTTGGTACCAGACTCTTCCTTGTTCTTTGACAGCTGACCATAAGCTCTCTGGCAGGCCTATTAATGCACCAGGCATTTCTATGTCCATAACCATTAGCTTTTTCCTGTACACCAACCAATTGAAATCCTCATCTGACTCCTCTACTTTAGGACTTGTGTGCAAACTTGCCCTCTGGTGAGCTAGCACACATGTTCACCTTTCTCTTTGCCCTTGCTGCAGGTCACTCATGTCCAATGACTCACTATATGCAGATCCCATCTCTATGTTACCCTCTAAAGTACTATGTAAATCGGTACAAGATAATGGTAATGCATGTACTATGTAAATAGGCACAAGTATAGACTGTAACAAAGATACAGAACTGACTAAACATTTTAACTTTGTCGTTTGGAGCGATGGCATGCAATGGGAGTTAATGAGTGCAATTGAGCTCAAATCCAAACTGTGATGTGGGTCATCAGCAAAAATGGGAATTAGTTGCAGGACAGGAGGAGTTCAGCTTAGAGCCGCCTCTTGTTAATTAACTCAGGGATACTGTCAATCTGATTCTCCTTTAAACCCCTTACATGAGGAATTGCATTAAATAGTCGGGGAGAAATAGGCTTGGCATCTGGTATTTGACTGGGATGTCTAGACCGACGCGACAATTgcaggttggacaggttaggcttgtatccactgaagtgtagaagagtaagaggtgacttgattgaaacctttaagaccctgggggACCTTGATAGGGTGAacgtggagaggatatttcctcttgtgggcaaaTCTAGAACTcagagtcattgtttaaaaataaggggtcgttcatttaagagagatgaggagaaattttttctctctgagggttgagagtctttggaactcttcctcaaaaggcagtggaagcagagtctttgaatatttttaaagcagaacgaaatagattcttgattaacaagggggtgaaaggttatcaggtataggcaggaatgtggggttgaggttacattcagatcatccgtgatcttattgaattgcggagtggcttgaggggctgagtggcctactcctgctcctattttgtatgttcctaTTTTCTTTGAGGCATGGGGTGACAGTAACTGGAATGTGTTAACTGGGCAGCAGATATCATTTTCTGGTATCAGGGTTTAGCACCCACCCTGATGGGTTGCAGACACATAAAGTGTTGTTGCACCTTTCATTGCTGGAACCACTGTATGGTGAATATCAGTACTATAACCAACAACAGTGCACTCATACATTTTAAGCTGAATTACAGACCTGATGATGAATCAACCCATTATTACTCAGTATTATTGACTAACCTGTTCATAAATGGGACCTGGAGGGTTGCATCAGGGCCAGGGGGAGAAATCGTGGGCCCTGGTGTTTCTCCTGTTTCCAGGACCCTTATCTCTGCTCCCCCTACCACTTTTAACACTTCCCCTCACATCCTTCAGGTGCTTAGAATTGGAAACCACAGTCACAGAGGGTAAGTCTGTTTCCTATAGCTTTAGAGAAACCTcagcttttgtactttatgcatCTATTTATAAACCCCCATcgaaagctcaggtttcagtatgATACACTGTGCATCCATGGCTTTGTCAGATAATTACACACAACTTGGTCATTCCTATTATGCAACCAGCTCTACTTCTATGAACCTGGGCCCTATGCACTATCCAGGCAGCAAGATCCAAAAGGCTTGAGCTTCACAAGCACCTCAAACAACAGTCCCAGTTTATTCTATTGGCACATGACTCCTGGTTTCACTTTCAAGTTCggcaaaaccttccagtaaattagcaACAACCAACTGACCTGCAATAATGCGTTATTTCTATCAACACAAGAGGGCTTTTT from Carcharodon carcharias isolate sCarCar2 chromosome 16, sCarCar2.pri, whole genome shotgun sequence includes these protein-coding regions:
- the LOC121289307 gene encoding tumor necrosis factor ligand superfamily member 6-like, producing MEPDYRYPQVYTVGCNPNLTCYPAAANPVLVPTLMKKRKNWQKTCTVMILILTFIILASLALGAFYLFQLHKKIDKLKQVQDDDGQQAKIVGSSEIKKAPEIVAHLTGMNVIKNSMTLVWDAMKDLAFTQGVSYNDGALIIKESGFYLIYSKVYFRGQECQSEMLPEQTVFKRTERYPKPIELMKTRSSINCLGNSGEWSKDSFQSGIFHLLKNERIYVNVSNPSLVNFNQFNTFFGLHKL